One genomic window of Nakamurella panacisegetis includes the following:
- a CDS encoding phosphoenolpyruvate carboxykinase (GTP) produces MTAVVNPPLEQIAVPSRPTASPARTRLAAVPDPTATVPEPASPIVATDAALLDWVTEITALTEPDAVVWVNGSDAEYKALTDKLVEAGTFVRLAKKPNSFYCASDPSDVARVEDRTYICSVEQKDAGATNNWMAPSEMKAIMTDLYRGSMRGRTLYVVPFCMGPYEAEIPMLGVEITDSEYVVASMRIMTRVGDRALELINAGGTWVRALHSVGAPLAPGEADVPWPCNDTKYITQFPEERTIWSFGSGYGGNALLGKKCYSLRIASVIARDEGWLAEHMLILKLISPEKDVHYVVAAFPSACGKTNLAMLEPTIPGWEVQTLGDDIAWMRFGTDGRLYAVNPEYGLFGVAPGTGWTTNPNAMKAIEAGNSVFTNVALTDDGDVWWEGMTPEPPAHLTDWKGREWTPSGLDADGNKLESAGQPAAHPNSRFCTPITQCPILAPEYDEPVGVPISAILFGGRRKTTIPLVAQARDWNHGVFMGATLSSETTAAATGAVGVVRRDPMAMLPFMGYDAGDYFKHWADLGDRPDADQLPKIFYVNWFRRAADGGFLWPGFGENSRVLKWVIDRLEGRADAQSTPIGLVPAPGELDIDGLDVTPEDVEAALAIDVDEWKAELPLIDEWFDFIGDTVPESLHAELAGLKSRLGLA; encoded by the coding sequence ATGACCGCCGTTGTCAATCCGCCCCTCGAACAGATCGCCGTGCCCAGTCGTCCGACCGCGTCGCCCGCCCGCACGCGGCTGGCTGCCGTGCCCGATCCGACCGCAACCGTGCCCGAACCGGCATCCCCGATCGTGGCCACCGACGCCGCCCTGCTGGACTGGGTCACCGAAATCACCGCGCTGACCGAGCCGGACGCCGTGGTGTGGGTCAACGGATCGGACGCGGAGTACAAGGCGTTGACCGACAAGCTGGTCGAGGCGGGCACCTTCGTCCGACTGGCCAAGAAGCCGAACTCCTTCTACTGCGCCTCCGATCCGAGCGACGTGGCCCGGGTCGAGGACCGCACCTACATCTGCTCGGTGGAGCAGAAGGACGCCGGGGCCACCAACAACTGGATGGCGCCGTCGGAGATGAAGGCGATCATGACCGACCTCTATCGCGGCAGCATGCGCGGCCGGACGCTCTATGTCGTCCCGTTCTGCATGGGACCGTACGAGGCGGAAATCCCGATGCTCGGCGTCGAGATCACCGATTCGGAATACGTCGTGGCCTCCATGCGGATCATGACGCGGGTGGGTGACCGGGCTCTGGAACTGATCAATGCCGGCGGCACCTGGGTGCGGGCCCTGCACTCGGTTGGTGCGCCGCTCGCCCCGGGCGAGGCGGACGTGCCGTGGCCGTGCAACGACACGAAGTACATCACCCAGTTCCCCGAGGAGCGGACGATCTGGTCGTTCGGCTCCGGCTACGGCGGAAACGCCTTGCTGGGCAAGAAGTGTTACTCGCTCCGGATCGCCTCGGTGATCGCCCGGGACGAGGGTTGGCTGGCCGAACACATGCTGATCCTCAAGCTGATCTCGCCCGAGAAGGACGTCCACTACGTGGTGGCCGCATTCCCGAGTGCCTGCGGCAAGACGAATCTCGCGATGCTGGAACCGACCATCCCGGGGTGGGAGGTACAGACGCTGGGCGACGACATCGCCTGGATGCGGTTCGGCACCGACGGACGGCTGTACGCGGTGAATCCGGAATACGGGCTGTTCGGGGTGGCCCCGGGGACCGGTTGGACCACGAACCCCAACGCCATGAAGGCCATCGAGGCCGGCAACTCGGTCTTCACCAACGTCGCCCTGACCGATGACGGCGACGTCTGGTGGGAGGGCATGACGCCGGAGCCGCCGGCCCACCTCACCGACTGGAAGGGCCGCGAGTGGACTCCGTCCGGTCTGGATGCCGACGGGAACAAGCTGGAGTCGGCCGGACAACCGGCGGCTCACCCGAACTCCCGTTTCTGCACGCCGATCACGCAGTGCCCGATCCTGGCCCCTGAGTACGACGAGCCGGTCGGCGTCCCCATCTCGGCCATCCTGTTCGGCGGCCGGCGCAAGACGACCATTCCGTTGGTGGCCCAGGCGCGCGACTGGAATCACGGTGTGTTCATGGGTGCCACCCTCTCGTCCGAGACGACCGCCGCGGCCACCGGTGCGGTCGGTGTGGTCCGTCGTGACCCGATGGCCATGCTGCCGTTCATGGGCTACGACGCCGGCGACTACTTCAAGCACTGGGCCGACCTGGGCGACCGGCCGGATGCCGACCAACTGCCGAAGATCTTCTACGTCAACTGGTTCCGGCGCGCCGCCGACGGTGGATTCCTGTGGCCCGGCTTCGGCGAGAACTCCCGGGTGCTGAAATGGGTGATCGACCGCCTCGAGGGGCGGGCCGACGCGCAGTCCACCCCGATCGGGTTGGTCCCGGCCCCGGGCGAGTTGGACATCGACGGGCTGGACGTCACACCGGAAGACGTCGAGGCTGCCCTGGCCATCGACGTGGACGAGTGGAAGGCCGAGCTACCGCTGATCGACGAGTGGTTCGACTTCATCGGCGACACCGTCCCGGAGTCCCTGCACGCCGAACTGGCCGGCCTCAAGTCGCGCTTGGGTCTGGCCTGA
- a CDS encoding MarR family winged helix-turn-helix transcriptional regulator, translating to MFVKLYAVAPTLTSEQLTDFFDNLVRCETRLYNALGDRLRAEHGITTSQFEFLRYLAAHPDSRVGDIAANFAVGIGAISKVMDRLETAGWAIRVPNPSDRRSSLISLSARGAALLTEAEPTFGQCLRELVSGVVRADQIDAAAGVLATLRRSLEAARVGLPTG from the coding sequence ATGTTTGTTAAACTGTATGCCGTGGCACCTACTTTGACAAGCGAGCAGCTCACCGACTTCTTCGACAACCTGGTCCGGTGCGAGACCCGGCTGTACAACGCACTGGGCGATCGCCTCCGGGCCGAGCACGGCATCACCACGTCCCAGTTCGAGTTCCTGCGCTATCTCGCCGCACACCCGGACTCACGCGTGGGTGACATCGCCGCGAACTTCGCGGTCGGGATCGGCGCCATCAGCAAGGTGATGGATCGCCTCGAAACGGCGGGATGGGCGATCCGGGTCCCGAACCCGTCGGACCGACGGTCGTCCCTGATCAGCCTCAGCGCCCGCGGGGCCGCACTGCTCACCGAGGCCGAGCCGACTTTCGGCCAATGCCTCCGAGAGCTGGTGTCAGGCGTCGTCCGCGCGGACCAGATCGACGCCGCGGCAGGAGTTCTCGCCACTCTGCGCCGCTCGCTCGAAGCCGCCCGGGTCGGCCTCCCGACCGGATAG
- a CDS encoding alpha/beta fold hydrolase: MRPSFRFGPRTMRFALAGLALAGVIAGPATGAAASTAISSPSGSTQPSNHQPRPKPTIVLEHGAWADGSSWSGVVTRLQRDGYTVDVPPNPLRGVAGDSAYLASYLATISGPIVLVGHSYGGFVVTNAATGNPDVKALVYVDAFIPAQGETINSINTQFPGSRLVPAALNFVPSAGGVVDAYVKPTQFGSVLGNDLSPRQNAELAATQRPIAASALADVSGPPAWTGIRSWAVIGTDDHAIPPAAQQFMAQRAHATVTTIHASHLSLISQPVAVESVIEDAARHTG, encoded by the coding sequence ATGCGCCCATCCTTCAGGTTCGGCCCGCGAACGATGCGATTCGCGCTGGCCGGCCTCGCCCTGGCCGGCGTGATCGCCGGTCCCGCGACCGGCGCGGCTGCCTCGACCGCCATCAGTTCGCCGTCCGGAAGCACTCAGCCCAGCAACCACCAGCCCCGCCCCAAGCCGACCATCGTGTTGGAGCACGGCGCCTGGGCCGACGGTTCGAGCTGGAGCGGCGTCGTCACGCGCCTGCAGCGTGACGGATACACCGTCGACGTACCCCCGAACCCGCTGCGTGGCGTCGCCGGAGACTCGGCGTACCTGGCCAGCTATCTGGCCACCATCTCCGGCCCGATCGTTCTGGTCGGCCACTCCTACGGCGGCTTCGTCGTCACCAACGCCGCCACCGGAAACCCCGACGTCAAGGCCCTGGTTTACGTCGACGCCTTCATCCCGGCCCAGGGGGAGACGATCAACAGCATCAACACGCAGTTCCCCGGCAGCCGGCTCGTGCCGGCCGCGCTGAACTTCGTCCCGTCAGCCGGCGGCGTCGTCGACGCCTACGTCAAGCCGACCCAGTTCGGCAGCGTCCTGGGCAATGACCTCTCGCCTCGGCAGAACGCCGAACTCGCCGCCACCCAACGACCCATCGCCGCCTCCGCACTCGCCGACGTCTCCGGCCCGCCGGCCTGGACCGGCATCCGCAGCTGGGCCGTCATCGGCACTGACGATCACGCCATCCCGCCGGCCGCGCAGCAGTTCATGGCCCAGCGCGCCCATGCCACCGTGACGACGATCCACGCCTCGCACCTGTCGCTGATCTCCCAGCCGGTGGCGGTCGAGAGCGTGATCGAGGACGCCGCCCGGCACACCGGCTGA
- a CDS encoding metallopeptidase TldD-related protein — MPTADPALLTPVQIVEIALAASRSDGCVVVVTTESTANVRWANNTVTTSGVSDNLSWFVISVVGGASGTVNASASGAASARTVVEVVRQSEREAAAAASAGRAQDYAELVGPEQAGGSDEDFDTPGEQTTFGVYRRLLADLAPSFDEARSADRLLFGFARHEISTSYLGTSTGIRRRWVQPTGTVEVNAKSADLARSSWAGAYTADFTDVDVRAVTDGLTRRLDWAKSTVDLPPGRYDTVLPPTAVADFLLYLAWMAGARGAYEGRSAFSAPGGGTRLGERLSEQPLYLYSDPAYRGLDAAPFVLTGSSSDSFSVFDNGARIERTDIIADGRIANLVNTRSLAAEKGVPFRTVGDNLILDGGDDSLGVDDLVRGVDRGLLVTSQWYLREVDPMTMLLTGLTRDGVFLIEKGEVTGAVNNFRFNMSPLDVLRQAAVVGRTQAALSREWSDWFTRSAMPPVRVEGFNMSSVSKAQ, encoded by the coding sequence ATGCCGACCGCCGATCCAGCGCTCCTGACGCCGGTCCAGATCGTCGAAATCGCCCTGGCCGCATCGCGTTCCGATGGTTGTGTGGTGGTGGTGACCACCGAGAGCACGGCTAACGTGCGGTGGGCCAACAACACGGTCACCACCAGCGGCGTCTCGGACAACCTGTCGTGGTTCGTCATCTCGGTGGTCGGAGGTGCATCCGGAACGGTGAACGCCTCCGCGTCCGGTGCGGCGTCGGCGCGCACCGTCGTCGAGGTCGTCCGGCAGTCGGAACGAGAGGCCGCCGCGGCCGCCTCGGCCGGGCGGGCGCAGGACTACGCCGAGCTGGTCGGGCCGGAGCAGGCCGGCGGTTCGGACGAGGATTTCGACACTCCCGGTGAACAAACCACTTTCGGCGTCTACCGCCGCCTGCTCGCCGACCTGGCCCCCTCGTTCGACGAAGCCCGGTCGGCTGACCGCCTGCTGTTCGGGTTCGCCCGCCACGAGATCAGCACGAGCTACCTCGGAACGTCCACCGGGATCCGGCGCCGCTGGGTGCAGCCGACCGGGACGGTGGAGGTCAACGCGAAGTCAGCCGACCTGGCCCGCTCGTCCTGGGCCGGCGCCTACACGGCCGACTTCACCGACGTCGATGTCCGGGCCGTCACCGACGGCCTGACCCGACGGCTGGACTGGGCGAAAAGCACCGTCGACCTGCCGCCCGGGCGCTACGACACGGTTCTTCCGCCGACCGCGGTGGCCGACTTCCTGTTGTACCTGGCCTGGATGGCCGGCGCCCGCGGTGCGTACGAGGGACGTTCGGCCTTCTCCGCCCCCGGCGGCGGCACCCGGCTCGGGGAGCGCCTGTCCGAGCAGCCTCTGTACCTGTACTCGGACCCGGCGTACCGCGGGTTGGATGCGGCACCGTTCGTGCTGACCGGGTCATCGTCCGATTCGTTCTCGGTGTTCGACAACGGCGCCCGGATCGAACGGACGGACATCATCGCCGACGGACGGATCGCCAACCTGGTCAACACCCGGAGCCTGGCAGCCGAGAAGGGGGTCCCGTTCCGGACCGTGGGAGACAACCTGATCCTCGACGGGGGTGACGACAGCCTGGGCGTCGACGACCTGGTCCGTGGGGTCGACCGGGGGCTGCTGGTCACCTCCCAGTGGTACCTGCGGGAGGTCGATCCGATGACGATGCTGCTGACCGGCCTGACCCGGGACGGGGTGTTCCTGATCGAGAAGGGCGAGGTCACCGGCGCGGTCAACAACTTCCGGTTCAACATGTCGCCGCTCGACGTGCTGCGGCAGGCCGCGGTGGTGGGCCGGACGCAGGCGGCGTTGTCCCGCGAGTGGAGCGACTGGTTCACCCGCAGCGCGATGCCGCCGGTCCGGGTGGAGGGCTTCAACATGTCCTCGGTGTCCAAGGCGCAGTAG
- a CDS encoding alpha/beta hydrolase translates to MTPAIPVVFIHGLWIHSDAWQPWVELYASAGYDPIAPGWPGDSGTAAQTRANAAGVANKGIDEITNGYFDVIRGLPAAPIVIGHSFGGLIAQKLLAAGVAAAAIAIDPGQIKGVRPLPLAQIRSALPVLSKPGNKKRAVALTRKQFRYGFGNAISATESGELFDRFAIPGPGRPLFEASVANFKKSSPAAVDTKRSDRGPLLILGGGQDHTVPAVVAQAAQKLYSGSGAVTDYQVFPDRGHSLVLDHGWREIADYTLSWLRRQGL, encoded by the coding sequence ATGACCCCAGCAATCCCCGTCGTGTTCATTCATGGCCTGTGGATCCACTCGGACGCCTGGCAGCCCTGGGTCGAGCTGTACGCCTCGGCCGGGTACGACCCGATCGCTCCGGGCTGGCCGGGCGATTCGGGGACCGCCGCGCAGACCCGGGCCAACGCCGCCGGGGTCGCGAACAAAGGCATCGACGAGATCACCAACGGTTACTTCGACGTCATTCGCGGGTTGCCGGCCGCACCGATCGTCATCGGGCACTCGTTCGGCGGCCTCATCGCGCAGAAGCTGCTGGCCGCAGGCGTGGCCGCGGCGGCCATCGCCATCGACCCGGGCCAGATCAAGGGGGTCAGGCCACTGCCGTTGGCCCAGATTCGTTCGGCGCTGCCGGTTCTGTCCAAGCCGGGCAACAAGAAGCGGGCCGTAGCCCTGACCCGCAAGCAGTTCCGATACGGCTTCGGTAACGCCATCAGCGCGACCGAGTCCGGCGAGCTGTTCGACCGGTTCGCGATTCCCGGGCCCGGCAGACCACTGTTCGAGGCCTCGGTCGCCAACTTCAAGAAGTCCTCCCCGGCGGCCGTCGACACCAAGCGGAGTGATCGCGGACCGCTGCTGATCCTGGGCGGCGGCCAGGATCACACGGTCCCGGCGGTGGTCGCCCAGGCGGCCCAGAAGCTTTACTCCGGATCAGGTGCGGTCACCGACTACCAGGTGTTCCCCGACCGTGGCCACTCCCTCGTCCTGGACCACGGCTGGCGCGAGATCGCCGACTACACCCTGTCCTGGCTCCGCCGTCAAGGCCTCTGA
- a CDS encoding TetR/AcrR family transcriptional regulator, translating to MTHTETSPAGGAPAAVHPATKVPMRERIVDAATELFYAQGLRAVSAEKIIAQVGITKVTFYRHFPTKDELIVAYLERRAEWERDAIAGARKAAGNIPDVFRIVAQAIGAESCRPGFRGCPFINAAAEYADPDHPVRRVVDTHRRWFRQAIQDLLDEIEVENSARVADELVMLRDGAMVSGYLSDPATVADALYNAGRAVIAFSSRS from the coding sequence ATGACACACACGGAGACGAGCCCAGCCGGCGGTGCCCCCGCTGCCGTCCACCCGGCCACGAAGGTGCCGATGCGGGAGCGCATCGTCGACGCCGCCACTGAGTTGTTCTACGCGCAGGGCCTGCGTGCGGTGAGCGCGGAGAAGATCATCGCCCAGGTGGGCATCACGAAGGTCACCTTCTACCGGCACTTCCCGACGAAGGACGAGTTGATCGTGGCCTACCTCGAGCGACGCGCCGAATGGGAACGCGACGCCATCGCCGGCGCCCGGAAGGCAGCCGGGAACATTCCTGACGTGTTCCGGATCGTGGCCCAGGCCATCGGGGCCGAGAGTTGCCGTCCAGGATTTCGGGGTTGCCCGTTCATCAACGCGGCAGCCGAGTACGCCGACCCGGACCACCCGGTACGACGGGTGGTGGATACGCATCGCCGCTGGTTCAGACAGGCCATCCAGGATCTTCTCGACGAGATCGAGGTCGAGAACTCGGCCCGGGTCGCCGACGAGTTGGTCATGTTGCGTGACGGTGCGATGGTCAGCGGCTACCTCAGCGACCCGGCCACGGTTGCGGATGCGCTGTACAACGCCGGCCGCGCAGTGATCGCGTTCAGCTCCCGATCCTGA